DNA sequence from the Leopardus geoffroyi isolate Oge1 chromosome A3, O.geoffroyi_Oge1_pat1.0, whole genome shotgun sequence genome:
GTCAAAAACGAGCAAGTCAGACAGTTTCTCTAACTCTCGAGTCACCGGCCTTTGTGTCACACAGCCTCCtggaaaccacccccccccccgccttctgcTGAGCCCCCGAGGACATGCTCTTCTCATTGGAAAATTAGGTAAACTCCTCGTCAAAAACACAGGAGTATGATGGGCCATTATGTCTTAGACCTCGAAGACATCCAGGAGGCTTgcagtggggggagtggggggagtgaAAACAATCACAACTGACCAAATGTTGACAATTGTCGAAGCCGGATGATGATCACAGAGAACGTTGTACTGGCTCCCCGCTTCCGTACATGTTCAAAGTTTTCCATCATAAACTAGGTGACGGATACCAGTTGGATCAAGACTTGTCACGGCACATCTCTGAGAGGCCTGAGGTCTCTCACGTGGCCCCTGAGACGTACTTCCCTCCTCCCAAGATATTTTGACATGCCAAGCCTTGGCTGAGCACTAGAGTGATTCACAGAAAATCAAGATGCACATTTCTGTCTTCAAGAAGCCCATCGTTCGGTGGAGTAAATAAAATGCATAGTATTGTGTTACAGATACTGATGAATGGCAGAGACAATTAAGAGTGAACTAAGAGATTAACTGAACTGAGCAAGACTGCATCCTTTTCCAGAAAGGGAAAGGATATCCCAGAAATTACACTTTTTTTCTGCCTAAGAGCAGTCGCATTTTAGAAATGTGTATGGCCATCATCATTTGttctatcaaaatgaaaagacatcaaGTGGAAATAACAGGGAAAAACCAAGAATCTGTTAGAcaaataaattagtattttttatacaatataaaattattcaaaatgacaatatgaaagaaatgacaggcaatatcaacttttattttttttatgtttatttatttttgagagagagagagagagagagagaggaagagagaacgagcaggggaggggcagagagagagggagtcacagaatttgaagtaggctccaggctccgagctgtcagcacagagcccgacgtggggctcgaacccacaaaccgtgagatcatgacctgagccgaagtcggatgcttaaccgactgagccacccaggggccccaatacccagaacttttaaatgaaaaaagatgcaAAGTAACATAACACATATACCATATAACACGTAATGTTGAGCAATGTTTAGAAGcatataaaatttagttttaataccagaaaaaatacaccaaaatgttaacagtaattATATCTGAATCAcagatttctgcttttttaacttttctgtatattcttaAACTATATATCACAAATATACATTACTTCTATAATAGCCTTCCccctcttgtatttttctttaattagctTGAAAGTACAGCAATCTATCTGTATATCCAGAAACGGACCCAAAAAGCCAAGAGGGCCCATTAAGCAGTGGATGAGCTGAGAAGATTAACTGCCTGGAATCTTTTTGAAGAGATTAGAGGTTCATGAGCCCTCTGAAATGGCCAGGCCAGAGTTCCATGAGCTGCTCTTAGCCAGTTGTCATGGCCAGTTGCCCCCACAAAAGCCCTAGAGGCTTCCTTTCCCAGAATGGACCAGAACCCAGGAATCACGGGGGGGGCTGGGAAAGCGTGATTATTAAAAGCAGGCTCCCTTTCCCCACTTGGTGCATGAACGGTCCGTGCCACAGCCTTTGTTGCACGTCCTGGTCCCTCTAGATTCTGATAACTGCCTGGGCACGGTGCAGGGGGGTGGCACAgcggggcaggggagcaggggccctgccctctctctttaAGCTACAGTCTGTCTTCTCATTCTGATTGCTTAAACTTTTACTAGCCCTACTTTGAGATGGCCTCGGAACACTCTGAAATTGCTAAATACTTCAAATGTTGAATCCACAAAATGGACACAATGTTCTTAAAAAGGGGATTTCTAATGTCAAGCATAATAGTAGCTCCAGAATAAATACCTACAACACTATAGGGCGTTAATAAGTTGCTCACTAAATGAAAGACAGAGTGGTCACCTTCACGTTAAGCACAGAAACCTTTAGACAGGCTCTAAGAGATTATAAACTCTCCTGTTAACAATTccaagacaggggtgcctgggtgactcagtcggttaagcgtccgacttcggctcaggtcatgatcttacagtccatgggttcgccccgtgctgacagctcagagcctggaggctgcttcggattctgtgtctccctctctctctgcccctcctctctttctctcgctctctctctctctccctctctctctctctttctctctccctcaaaaataaataaacattgaaaacaatttttttcaattccaAGACAAAAATACGCATATTTAAAGCATAGCTTCAAATTACCCACCCAGTAAGATTAAAGGTATTGGCCCAACTGCCTATTTTCActaattaaaaacacttaaacCACAAACAAACCATTTAAACCATCTGCAATAATGAGAAAGTCCAGGATGCAAATTCAGCTTCCACCTGAGCTTCCTTCTTAAGCCATAAAGAATGCTTGTTCTAGAATGAACAGCAGCACCCCTCATCCACTCCTGTGGGCAATCAACACTGTCACAGACCACACTGCAAATTTCAAATGCACCAGATTTCAGCGTGCAAAGACTGGCAGAAATATTTCCTCACCTGGGTTTCACTTCACTGTTTCGCATTTTAAATCTGGTTttcatttcctaaaaacaaaCTGTTTGAAGCCAGTCAAAAACCCGTGCTCTGGAAGCAATGGGTTGGTTACAAGGAATTCGTCAAATCTGCCCGGAGATTTAAGACATTCTAAGAAAAGTAGTTAAAGGTGGGGCTCTGATTGGCCTTTAAAACTTCCAATAACATTTGCCTACAAAGTGCTGCAAACCGGGCGACTTTAACACAACATTTAAGTAAGACGAAGCTCAGAACCTCTCCAGATCTCCTCCTAACACCTCGTGTTAAGCACAGAGATTAAAACGCTCTCCCTGGGAATCAACGTTTTCAAGTGAAATTTACACATTTACCGTTTCAAAGATATCCTAAGAACACCCCTCAAGCCCATAGCAACACTTACCTCTATAGCGAGAGTCTAGTCAAGAAAAGTTTCAGTTTACAAATTCACTAGTCCCTCCTTCCTGCTGGTCCTCACGACCAGGGATCAAAAAAGGGTTGACAGCAAAATGGCCCAGCATCCTTCCCAGTGAATGGCGGGTCGCCCTGGCCTCCACACCGGCCTGGCGCCCCAgcggccacacacacacacacacacacacacacacacacacacacactttcccgGACTTCAGGAAACCAGCCTTTGTTCCCAAGACGCAAAAACCTGGGCTCCAGCGACTAGGCCCCCGCCTCCCCGCAACCGGCCTCTCCAAGCGTCCCAGGCCGGTCTGGGAAGAAGCCCCATTTTCTCCCGTGTCCCAAGTGCTGGGGACACGTGGCTGCCACCTGGGGCTCCAgctttctaaacacacacacgccGACACCCACGCCCGCACGCCCCGAAAGGAGGGATCGCCGCCGTCATTGTCATCTGGCCGAGCTGTGCCCCGCGGAGCGCGCTCTCCAACTTCCACGATCTCACACgggcgcacgcgcgcgcgcgcacaccaGGCGAGGGCGCCCAGGGCCCACGTGCCCTCGAGGGCGCACCGCGACcctcccgcgcccccccccccacgcggGCGCAGGCCGGGAAAGCGCCCGCGTCCGCCCGCGCCCTGCGCTCCCCGCCCCCGCGGCCCCGCTCCGGAGCCCGGCGCCCGGCCGGCGGGACGGCTCTCACCTCGGCCTTTGTCCTCCCGCCGACGCAGCCCCGCTCCGGTGCGACCGCCGCCGTCGGAGGGCCGGCCCACCCTCCCCGCCGGGGTCCCACCCACAGCTGCCGGGctcggggccgggcggggggcgctCGGCAAAGCCCGGAGCGGCGGAGCGCGGCCCGCGCCCGGGACGCGACCCCTGACCCcggccgccgccccccgcccccccgccggaGTCCACTTCTCCGGGTCTTCGGGCCGACCGCGCGGCAGGGACGCGCGGTGGGCACTGCCGCCCCGGGACccgggctggggaagggtcgCGCGCGGTGTGGGCGGCGTCCGGCGAGGGGTGTGGGCCACGCGGCAGGAGCCAGCCCCCGCGCCGGGAGTTCGGGCCCCCGCGGCACCCCGGCCCCCGCGTTCCCCACCCCCGCGCCCGGATCCCCGCGCCCAGCGAGGCCGGTGGGAGGGTCAGCCAACGGCCCTGCCCGGCGCCGGCGTCCACCTCGAGGAAAGAACCAGGTCCCCACCTGAAGCGCCCGGCACCCGGCCGGCCCCGCGCCCTGGAAAGGTCGCTTTCTTCTCGGTCCTCCCCGCGGGCCCCCTCCCCGCATTCCCGCGTGACCCAGACCTGGAGCCCCTCGGGCCACAGCGGACATcgcggggcgggtgggggggtcTGGACACAAGTGGGAAGAACCCGCCGAGAACAGAGGTCATTTTGTCGCTTGGGACCCAGGCGCCCGGAGGAGACAAGGCAagtgtgggaggcagggagagaggagtctAGACCTCCcgggaccctcccccccccacccccacccccaccccacgtcGGCGCCGGGACTGAGCCCTGCAGAGGGTCCTGTCGGCCGGGTCTCCCAGCAGGTAccatgctcccccctccccacccgacTGCGCCCGTCTCCCGCAGCGCTGCCCACCCGCCCTAACAGCCTGACTGGTGGACCCTGGTCCCCAGAAGCCCGAGTCAGCGAGAGGCCCACGAGGGGCTCCGCCTGAGGCccgcagaggaagaggaggattcTGGAAATACAGGCTCCTGTAGGTGGCACCCAGGCACCTTtgccctggccccctccccacgcCCGGTCagaagaatgagtgaataaaggagggaatgaaaaagaaggaaCCTCAAATAAGACTTTGTAGATGTCGCTGGCGGCTGGTGCAGAGGTAGCCTGAGGGATGAGCACAGGGCTGGaggtttctttcctcttttcagcAGATGTCGTTGCCCCTGTGATTTCAGGAACCTGTGAGGTGCTGCACCGGAGTCGGAGGACCTGTCCTggaccctccctgcccctcacctccacGCCTCGCCAGCGAGGCCTTGGGCCTAGGAGTCACTGTCCTCCTGGACTGGAGACTCACAGCCACCCAGCTGGGCAGTTAAGCGAGGAAATGACAGAATGAGGGGACAGCTCCCGGCAAATGCCAGCACACAAGCAGGGCCTCAGTGAAGACGTTGACTGAATCAGTCGTGGCAGATCTGTAACCTGAATGGCAGCACCGTCATTTTCCTTATGGTGAAGCATCTCAAACACACGCTGGAGAGGCGACGTCATGAGCCCTCCCTGTGTGCCCAAGAACCAGCCAATCCTAACATCTTGCCATACTTGCTTCGGATGTTCGTGTACAAACTAAATAATATCACGATACAGTTCAAGCCCCTGGGCAGCCCTCCGTGATCCCGATTCTTTCCTCCCCGGCCCCCTCTCCCAGTACTCTTCTACAACGTGCCATCTGTGTTTCTATACTATTGCTACGTAGGCACGCGTTCGTGAACTATATGTAACACGTTTACCAGTTCTACAAACTTTCTGGGTATTATCACACCCTATGTTTTGTTCTGTAATCTGGTGGGTTGATTTCATGCTGTTTTGCTCGATGTTATGGTTGTGAGAGCCATCTGGTCATTCACGGAGCCCTACTTGATTCATCTTAACTGCtaaatggtattccattgtatggctatgGCACACCTTATAAACACGTTCTTCTGTTGATAGATATCAGCGCTGATTATGACATGGTTATAAATAAGActgtaatggggcgcctgggtggctcagtcggttaagcgtccagcctcggctcgggtcacgatctcacggtttgtgggttcgagccccacgtcgggctctgtgctgacagcctggagcctggagcctgcctcggattctgtgtctccctctctctctgtccctgccccattcatgctctgtctctgtctctcgaaaataaacattaaaaaataaataaaataggggcgcccgggtggctcagtcggttgagcgtccgacttcagctcaggtcacgatgtcacggtccgtgagttcgagccccgcgtcgggctctgggctgatggctcagcgcctggagcctgtttccgattctgtgtctccctctctctctgcccctccaccgttcatgctctgtctctctctgtcccaaaaataaataaacgttaaaaaaataaattaaataaataaataaataaataaaataaagactaaaaaacaaGACTGTAGTGAACATTCTTGGAATTGTATTTGTGTTTCTAGAGTATAGCCCATTTTCAACCCAGTAAAAACATGTACAGAATAACTGTGTTGAATTAACAGTAACCAATATGTTTGCTCTGTGGTTTAGGTACTGCAATTGCTAAACCAGTAACCACTGTAAGAAATGCCcttactttcttttccccttccattttGACAGCTTACAGTTTATCAAGCAAATAAAATCCTACAGAACCGAGGTTAGCACACTTTGTTCTTAAAGGAccagaagtaaatattttatgctttgccAGCCAAAAGGCAAAATCTGTGCTGTCTTTTATataagtactttaaaatataaccttttaaaaatgtaaaagaaaaattatctcacgggccattaaaaattttttaggaccaggggcacctgggtggctcagtcggttaagcgtccaacttcagctcaggtcatgatctcgcagttcgtgagttggagccccgcgtcgggctcagtgctgacaactcagagcctggagccttcttcaaattctgtgtctccctctctctctgcccctccccagcttgcactctgtctctctctctctctctgtctctctctctctctctctcaaaactaaataaacattaaatttttttttttctaggaccAAAACAAAAACACGCAGCTGAGTgcatttggcccatgggccatagttaGTTTGCCTATCTCTTGTTATAATAACATCATTCCTTTCTTTGAAATCCAACATTAAAAAGGAAGTCACttttaataaagacaaaaataggggtgcctgggtggctcagtcagttaagtatccgacttcggctcaggtcatgatctcacagtttgtgagttcgagcctcacatcgggctgtgctgacagctcagaacctggaacctgcttcggattctgtgtgtgtctctctctctctctctctctctctctctctctctctctgcccctcccccgctcgtgctctatctctgtctctcaaaaataaacaaatgctaaaaaaaaattttaataaagacaaaaacataaTTTGGCTCACCAGAAGAATCAAA
Encoded proteins:
- the LOC123581437 gene encoding basic proline-rich protein-like; this translates as MFKERNVQATSLKKKRRAAGLGAGRGALGKARSGGARPAPGTRPLTPAAAPRPPAGVHFSGSSGRPRGRDARWALPPRDPGWGRVARGVGGVRRGVWATRQEPAPAPGVRAPAAPRPPRSPPPRPDPRAQRGRWEGQPTALPGAGVHLEERTRSPPEAPGTRPAPRPGKVAFFSVLPAGPLPAFPRDPDLEPLGPQRTSRGGWGGLDTSGKNPPRTEVILSLGTQAPGGDKEPVRCCTGVGGPVLDPPCPSPPRLASEALGLGVTVLLDWRLTATQLGS